One genomic region from Drosophila busckii strain San Diego stock center, stock number 13000-0081.31 chromosome 3R, ASM1175060v1, whole genome shotgun sequence encodes:
- the LOC108602995 gene encoding octopamine receptor beta-2R isoform X2 yields MELGRLHALLPFAATTTAATATTTTTATSTVRRSSSATRIRKRRCRCSQQSGQLKADMPTRQPAISHSNSNSHSPASLNLTLIGATAALTTAAMLHTTNALAANHNHNNNNNHNNMHDAVALLLQGTATPLPATTTHALNATLLSSSTIAALLNDSAAAAAGAEAVDWFDDVFWLLKAFVMLFIIIAAICGNLLVIISVMRVRKLSWNFSPFLCDLWNSLDVYFSTASILHLCCISVDRYYAIVKPLKYPISMTKRVVGIMLLNTWISPALLSFLPIFIGWYTTEEHRIYVAENPEQCSFVVNKYYAIISSSISFWIPCTIMIFTYLAIFREANRQEKQLMMRHGNAMLMHRPSMQPSGEAMSGSGSSKTLTLHEVEQEHTPTKDKHLIKMKREHKAARTLGIIMGTFILCWLPFFLWYTLSMTCGPCQVPEIVVSILFWIGYFNSTLNPLIYAYFNRDFREAFRNTLLCLFCNWWKDRHMPLDIDIRRSSLRYDQRAKSVYSESYLNSTTPAHRRQSQMVDNL; encoded by the exons ATGGAACTTGGCCGGCTGCATGCGCTGCTGCCGTTTGctgcaaccacaacagcagcaacagcaacaacaacaacaacagcaacatcaacagtgcgtcgcagcagcagcgcaacaagGATACGCAAaagacgctgccgctgcagtcAACAGTCGGGGCAATTAAAAGCAGATATGCCAACACGCCAACCAGCAATCTCacatagcaatagcaatagccaCAGTCCTGCGAGTCTCAATCTAACGCTGATTGGCGCCACCGCGGCGCTGACCACAGCGGCCATGTTGCATACAACGAATGCGCTTGCTGCCAACCataatcacaacaacaacaacaaccacaacaacatgCATGATGCTGTTGCACTGCTACTGCAAGGCACTGCCACGCCTCTACCCGCCACAACAACACACGCACTGAATGCCACGCTGCTCAGCAGTAGCAcaattgctgcgctgctcaacgacagcgccgcagctgcagctggagctgaagctgtggATTGGTTTGATGATGTCTTCTGGCTGCTGAAGGCATTCGTAATGCTCTTTATCATCATAGCAGCTATTTGTGGCAATctgcttgttattatttctGTGATGCGTGTTAGAAAATTAag CTGGAACTTTAGCCCCTTCCTATGCGATCTGTGGAACAGTTTGGATGTGTACTTCTCAACCGCCAGCATACTGCATTTATGCTGCATCTCTGTGGATAG atACTATGCGATTGTTAAGCCGCTCAAGTATCCGATAAGCATGACGAAACGCGTCGTTGGCATTATGCTGTTGAACACATGGATATCGCCGGCGCTGCTGTCGTTTCTGCCCATCTTCATTGGCTGGTATACGACAGAGGAGCATCGCATCTACGTGGCAGAGAATCCGGAGCAGTGCTCGTTTGTTGTCAACAAGTACTACGCCATCATATCGAGCTCAATATCGTTCTGGATACCATGCACCATTATGATTTTCACCTACCTGGCCATATTTCGAGAGGCCAATCGACAGGAGAAGCAGCTGATGATGCGTCATGGCAATGCCATGCTAATGCATCGTCCCTCCATGCAGCCCTCGG GCGAGGCCATGAGCGGCTCGGGCTCATCGAAAACGTTGACGCTGCACGAGGTGGAGCAGGAGCATACGCCCACAAAGGACAAACATTTAATCAAAATGAAGCGAGAGCACAAGGCTGCACGCACACTTGGCATCATCATGGGCACCTTTATACTCTGCTGGCTGCCATTCTTCCTATG GTATACGCTCTCCATGACCTGCGGTCCCTGCCAGGTGCCCGAGATTGTGGTCTCCATACTCTTCTGGATCGGCTACTTTAACTCGACGCTCAATCCGCTCATCTACGCGTACTTCAATCGCGACTTCCGAGAGGCCTTCCGCAACACGCTGCTCTGTCTGTTCTGCAACTGGTGGAAGGATCGTCACATGCCGCTCGACATTGATATACGTCGCTCGAGTCTGCGCTACGATCAGCGCGCCAAAAGCGTCTACTCGGAAAGCTATTTGAACTCAACAACGCCAGCGCATCGTCGTCAGTCCCAGATGGTGGATAACTTATAA
- the LOC108602995 gene encoding octopamine receptor beta-2R isoform X1 translates to MELGRLHALLPFAATTTAATATTTTTATSTVRRSSSATRIRKRRCRCSQQSGQLKADMPTRQPAISHSNSNSHSPASLNLTLIGATAALTTAAMLHTTNALAANHNHNNNNNHNNMHDAVALLLQGTATPLPATTTHALNATLLSSSTIAALLNDSAAAAAGAEAVDWFDDVFWLLKAFVMLFIIIAAICGNLLVIISVMRVRKLRVITNYFVVSLAMADIMVAIMAMTFNFSVQVTGRWNFSPFLCDLWNSLDVYFSTASILHLCCISVDRYYAIVKPLKYPISMTKRVVGIMLLNTWISPALLSFLPIFIGWYTTEEHRIYVAENPEQCSFVVNKYYAIISSSISFWIPCTIMIFTYLAIFREANRQEKQLMMRHGNAMLMHRPSMQPSGEAMSGSGSSKTLTLHEVEQEHTPTKDKHLIKMKREHKAARTLGIIMGTFILCWLPFFLWYTLSMTCGPCQVPEIVVSILFWIGYFNSTLNPLIYAYFNRDFREAFRNTLLCLFCNWWKDRHMPLDIDIRRSSLRYDQRAKSVYSESYLNSTTPAHRRQSQMVDNL, encoded by the exons ATGGAACTTGGCCGGCTGCATGCGCTGCTGCCGTTTGctgcaaccacaacagcagcaacagcaacaacaacaacaacagcaacatcaacagtgcgtcgcagcagcagcgcaacaagGATACGCAAaagacgctgccgctgcagtcAACAGTCGGGGCAATTAAAAGCAGATATGCCAACACGCCAACCAGCAATCTCacatagcaatagcaatagccaCAGTCCTGCGAGTCTCAATCTAACGCTGATTGGCGCCACCGCGGCGCTGACCACAGCGGCCATGTTGCATACAACGAATGCGCTTGCTGCCAACCataatcacaacaacaacaacaaccacaacaacatgCATGATGCTGTTGCACTGCTACTGCAAGGCACTGCCACGCCTCTACCCGCCACAACAACACACGCACTGAATGCCACGCTGCTCAGCAGTAGCAcaattgctgcgctgctcaacgacagcgccgcagctgcagctggagctgaagctgtggATTGGTTTGATGATGTCTTCTGGCTGCTGAAGGCATTCGTAATGCTCTTTATCATCATAGCAGCTATTTGTGGCAATctgcttgttattatttctGTGATGCGTGTTAGAAAATTAag AGTTATAACGAATTACTTTGTAGTTTCCTTAGCCATGGCTGATATTATGGTCGCTATTATGGCCATGACATTTAACTTTAGTGTGCAAGTAACTGGGCG CTGGAACTTTAGCCCCTTCCTATGCGATCTGTGGAACAGTTTGGATGTGTACTTCTCAACCGCCAGCATACTGCATTTATGCTGCATCTCTGTGGATAG atACTATGCGATTGTTAAGCCGCTCAAGTATCCGATAAGCATGACGAAACGCGTCGTTGGCATTATGCTGTTGAACACATGGATATCGCCGGCGCTGCTGTCGTTTCTGCCCATCTTCATTGGCTGGTATACGACAGAGGAGCATCGCATCTACGTGGCAGAGAATCCGGAGCAGTGCTCGTTTGTTGTCAACAAGTACTACGCCATCATATCGAGCTCAATATCGTTCTGGATACCATGCACCATTATGATTTTCACCTACCTGGCCATATTTCGAGAGGCCAATCGACAGGAGAAGCAGCTGATGATGCGTCATGGCAATGCCATGCTAATGCATCGTCCCTCCATGCAGCCCTCGG GCGAGGCCATGAGCGGCTCGGGCTCATCGAAAACGTTGACGCTGCACGAGGTGGAGCAGGAGCATACGCCCACAAAGGACAAACATTTAATCAAAATGAAGCGAGAGCACAAGGCTGCACGCACACTTGGCATCATCATGGGCACCTTTATACTCTGCTGGCTGCCATTCTTCCTATG GTATACGCTCTCCATGACCTGCGGTCCCTGCCAGGTGCCCGAGATTGTGGTCTCCATACTCTTCTGGATCGGCTACTTTAACTCGACGCTCAATCCGCTCATCTACGCGTACTTCAATCGCGACTTCCGAGAGGCCTTCCGCAACACGCTGCTCTGTCTGTTCTGCAACTGGTGGAAGGATCGTCACATGCCGCTCGACATTGATATACGTCGCTCGAGTCTGCGCTACGATCAGCGCGCCAAAAGCGTCTACTCGGAAAGCTATTTGAACTCAACAACGCCAGCGCATCGTCGTCAGTCCCAGATGGTGGATAACTTATAA